One part of the Bacillus sp. FJAT-27916 genome encodes these proteins:
- a CDS encoding bifunctional metallophosphatase/5'-nucleotidase, which produces MKETIHLLHINDLHSHFEHWERIVRYMDEQQELYESAGDVVYRLDIGDHVDRFHPFTEGTMGKGNIELLNAAGMDGVTIGNNEGITLPHEGLNHLYDEARFPVTVANLYDENGKRPKWALPYFIRTTPLGRRIAFFGVTAPFTELYHLLGWKLTDPYEEIASVLKELEGKADLIVLLSHLGLPADELVAANFPEIHVILGGHTHHILHHGKVYGHTLICGAGKYGMYVGHVEITLDDKGIKAVSRLENMTDEGYTKQEKEVADRLVEKGKTSLGEVLLELEKPMSTDWFVPSEMPDVLCEALRDWCKTDCAFINAGLLLDGLKEGPVTRYDLHKICPHPINPCVLTLSGSELTGILRQTENPKWPHFQVKGLGFRGSVMGMFVYAGLEKINGEWLINGEQIHQKAEYTMAVPDMFTFGYLFPEVRDVEQKRYLMPEFLRDLLAWKLAQSDW; this is translated from the coding sequence ATGAAGGAAACGATTCATTTATTACATATTAATGATCTGCATAGCCATTTTGAGCATTGGGAAAGAATTGTCCGCTATATGGATGAGCAGCAGGAATTATATGAAAGTGCTGGCGATGTTGTGTATAGGCTCGACATCGGAGATCATGTCGATCGTTTCCACCCCTTTACCGAAGGGACGATGGGGAAAGGAAATATAGAGCTGCTGAATGCTGCTGGGATGGACGGGGTGACCATCGGGAATAATGAAGGAATTACCTTGCCTCATGAGGGGCTTAATCATTTGTACGATGAAGCCCGTTTCCCGGTAACAGTCGCTAATCTATATGATGAGAATGGCAAGCGGCCGAAGTGGGCGCTTCCTTACTTCATACGCACAACACCATTAGGCAGAAGAATTGCCTTCTTTGGTGTGACTGCGCCATTTACGGAGCTGTATCATCTATTGGGCTGGAAGCTGACCGACCCTTATGAGGAAATTGCATCAGTGCTTAAGGAGCTGGAGGGGAAAGCAGATTTAATTGTACTTCTATCTCACTTAGGGCTTCCGGCAGATGAATTGGTTGCGGCGAACTTTCCTGAAATCCATGTGATTCTTGGCGGTCATACGCATCATATACTTCACCATGGAAAGGTATATGGCCATACACTTATCTGCGGTGCAGGGAAGTATGGAATGTATGTCGGTCATGTAGAGATTACGCTGGATGACAAAGGAATTAAGGCTGTTTCCAGATTAGAGAATATGACTGATGAAGGGTATACGAAGCAGGAGAAGGAAGTAGCTGACCGTTTAGTTGAAAAAGGAAAGACAAGTCTTGGGGAGGTTTTGCTTGAGCTTGAGAAGCCGATGTCAACGGATTGGTTTGTCCCTTCAGAAATGCCGGATGTTTTATGCGAGGCATTAAGAGATTGGTGCAAAACAGATTGTGCTTTTATCAATGCGGGATTGCTCCTGGATGGATTAAAAGAAGGTCCAGTGACGAGATATGATCTTCATAAGATTTGTCCACACCCGATTAATCCATGTGTGCTCACCCTTTCTGGAAGTGAGCTGACCGGTATATTAAGGCAGACGGAGAATCCGAAATGGCCTCATTTTCAGGTGAAGGGGCTTGGGTTCCGCGGTTCTGTCATGGGAATGTTTGTTTATGCCGGATTGGAGAAGATAAATGGCGAGTGGCTGATTAATGGGGAGCAAATCCATCAAAAGGCCGAATATACAATGGCTGTTCCAGATATGTTTACATTCGGCTATTTATTCCCTGAGGTGCGTGATGTGGAACAGAAACGATATTTGATGCCGGAGTTCCTGCGCGATTTATTGGCATGGAAATTAGCCCAATCTGATTGGTAG
- a CDS encoding DUF72 domain-containing protein, with translation MIYIGVTGWGDHDSLYPPAIKPKDKLAEYSAHFPVVEVDASFYAIQPARNAEKWVRETPESFKFVVKAYQGMTGHQRGDIPFASRGEMFAAFRESLKPYMGAGKFSMALFQFPPWFDCKKENVEYLRYCREQMGDIQSALEFRHQSWFSDSFREGTLGFMKKEGWIHSIVDEPQAGEGSIPTVPVVTDENLTLVRLHGRNVHGWNKPNDANWREVRYLYKYNKEELLEWRMRIQELAKHTKDIIVLFNNNSGGDAAGNAKDFQALLGIDYEGLGSKQLGLF, from the coding sequence ATGATTTATATCGGTGTAACCGGATGGGGAGATCATGATTCTCTTTATCCGCCAGCTATCAAGCCTAAGGATAAGCTTGCCGAGTATAGTGCGCATTTTCCGGTGGTCGAGGTGGATGCGTCCTTTTATGCGATTCAGCCAGCCCGTAATGCTGAAAAGTGGGTGCGTGAAACGCCGGAGAGCTTCAAGTTTGTTGTGAAGGCTTATCAGGGGATGACGGGACATCAGCGAGGGGATATTCCGTTTGCTTCAAGGGGTGAGATGTTTGCGGCCTTTCGGGAGTCTTTGAAGCCTTATATGGGGGCGGGCAAGTTTTCGATGGCTCTTTTTCAGTTTCCGCCATGGTTTGATTGCAAGAAGGAGAATGTGGAGTATCTTCGCTATTGCCGGGAGCAGATGGGAGATATTCAGTCAGCACTTGAATTTCGGCATCAGTCTTGGTTCAGTGATTCCTTCAGGGAAGGGACGCTCGGGTTTATGAAGAAGGAGGGATGGATTCATTCCATCGTTGATGAGCCGCAGGCTGGTGAGGGTTCAATTCCGACGGTGCCGGTTGTGACAGATGAGAATTTGACCTTGGTTCGATTGCATGGAAGAAATGTGCATGGATGGAATAAACCGAATGATGCGAATTGGCGTGAAGTCCGCTATTTATATAAGTACAATAAGGAAGAGCTGTTGGAATGGAGAATGAGAATTCAGGAATTGGCAAAGCATACGAAGGATATTATTGTTTTATTCAATAATAATTCCGGAGGGGATGCGGCCGGTAATGCGAAGGATTTCCAGGCCTTGCTTGGAATTGATTATGAAGGCTTGGGTTCGAAACAGCTGGGTCTATTTTGA
- a CDS encoding methionine/alanine import family NSS transporter small subunit yields MTGSAITMMVIGMVIIWGGLVASITNAVIKSRKKA; encoded by the coding sequence ATGACAGGGAGCGCCATTACCATGATGGTTATCGGAATGGTGATCATTTGGGGAGGTCTTGTTGCCTCTATTACGAATGCTGTTATCAAATCGCGAAAAAAAGCGTAA
- a CDS encoding YunC family protein — protein MIEVIPYEIGGKLYTGISVQLPKTTLLVISNDIGYIMCGALDVGLLNERLSDRQIIAGRAVGVKTLDELLNAPLESVTDEARKRGIIPGMTGKDALILFQA, from the coding sequence ATGATTGAAGTCATCCCTTATGAGATTGGAGGAAAGCTGTATACCGGTATTTCGGTTCAGCTTCCGAAGACGACCCTTTTGGTCATCTCCAATGATATAGGCTATATTATGTGCGGGGCGCTGGATGTTGGATTATTGAATGAACGTCTTTCTGACCGGCAAATCATTGCTGGAAGAGCAGTTGGAGTAAAGACCTTGGATGAGCTGTTGAATGCTCCCCTTGAGTCTGTTACCGATGAAGCGAGAAAAAGAGGAATCATTCCCGGTATGACAGGGAAGGATGCCCTTATCTTATTTCAGGCTTGA
- a CDS encoding multicopper oxidase domain-containing protein has translation MIRHFHIVAISVRMVVNKFGDHDPDGMMYVLKENENIVQKKVKYHPFTPVDLVEPLVIRANEGDDIEVTFENKLPFNTSMHIQNAEYKVFTSDGAFVGINPDTTVEPNEKIIYKWKVHKEGVHFFSDLGNTLSSELGSNVHGLFGALFVEPRGSWWTDPITGKPIESGCFADVHNKLLPSFREFGWFFHDEMEVDDLTGQAPISPHTLQPEATHLINYRAEPMRNRMRLIQEGVVCPDCEGEEVHHDSWVFGDPDTPILRAYVGDPIKIRLVHAGVQETHSFHYHVHQWLFEPTDVDSELVDVQAISPQTHYTVSPLYGAGSLQGAMGDAIIHCHLYPHFGEGMWGMQRNFDTLQDGSQCYPNGLPIKALQPLPGRPLPPRPTPEKPGFPGFIPGIVGSKAPRPPLGIVGGREATRIEKNSFAPNAQPGAVFVNPCIPNVTPEREFHVVLMQMPIIYNNQGWHDPEGRLYVLAEDEADVLAGRKAPEPLVLRANAGECIHFKFTNKLPETIGGNAFQLVNRTYEAGMHVHFVKFDVLVADGANIGWNYDSGILPGETIRYQWFADVELKATFWHDHLFANEHQQHGVFASINVQARGSRFLDSHTGKEIKSGTQATIINPLIPDFRELNLFVQDFALLFDKDGCPLNPPPFPGSPDDPGVMGVNYRNEPIQFRLKEPDCDPAYVFSSWIHGDPVTPMLQTYNGDPVRIRLLQGAHEESHSFNLHRQRWHRERLDLDSEIDQQQHLVIADSFTLEFNIEGEGDFDMLYHYGSIDDIWLGNWGIFRTFEKKVPHLIPLPDREPPPKREEPLPSPTGKKPPIAQQPKQPYPPNVAVRKYEVVALNTSIQYNDAGDHDPYGIIFAHKDDVPKILKGDINPEPLIIRANTGEWVEITLHNRLEDHFHHEKRHGYPFVPVNAPFPPSKRISLHAQHVIYDVRYSDGATVGFNHDQTIAPGQSITYHWYIDRDFGSANLWDMADVRNHRHHGAFGMLIAEPRGSNYLDPMTREEVYTGSQVVISNPLLYEFREFALLMHDGVRLVDKKGKLIIDPEPLFVEPEEELADPEDQGSRGFNYRTERFHHRIDHPNEVYKVFSSRKENGDPATPLFLAYPGDPVTFRFVFPSDKPRTHTFTIHGHKFFRSREDMNSSIISADGFNTVGSNDNFELLYGAGGLLREAGDYLYRSGLIRWDIELGMWGIMRVLKDKTELLKPLQLKTGKVDKDDLK, from the coding sequence ATGATTAGACATTTTCACATTGTGGCCATATCAGTTCGTATGGTTGTGAATAAATTTGGTGATCATGACCCCGATGGCATGATGTATGTTCTGAAGGAAAATGAGAACATTGTACAAAAAAAGGTGAAATATCATCCATTTACTCCCGTCGATTTAGTAGAGCCACTCGTGATTCGTGCGAATGAAGGCGATGATATTGAAGTCACCTTTGAAAACAAACTCCCGTTTAATACCTCCATGCACATTCAAAATGCTGAATATAAAGTGTTTACTTCTGATGGGGCCTTTGTTGGGATAAATCCAGACACGACCGTTGAACCAAATGAAAAAATCATTTATAAGTGGAAAGTTCATAAGGAAGGAGTTCATTTCTTTTCAGATTTAGGCAACACATTATCAAGTGAATTAGGCAGTAATGTACATGGCTTATTTGGCGCTCTTTTCGTAGAACCGAGAGGCTCTTGGTGGACGGATCCTATTACAGGTAAGCCGATTGAAAGCGGTTGTTTCGCTGATGTGCATAACAAGCTGCTTCCTTCCTTTCGAGAATTCGGCTGGTTTTTCCATGATGAAATGGAAGTGGATGATTTAACAGGACAAGCACCTATTAGTCCCCACACTCTTCAGCCAGAAGCAACACATTTAATCAATTATCGCGCTGAGCCGATGCGTAATAGGATGAGATTGATTCAGGAGGGGGTCGTTTGTCCGGATTGTGAAGGTGAAGAGGTCCATCATGATTCATGGGTGTTCGGTGATCCTGATACTCCTATCCTGCGAGCTTATGTTGGAGATCCAATCAAGATCAGGCTGGTTCATGCCGGTGTCCAAGAAACGCATTCCTTTCATTACCATGTCCATCAATGGTTATTTGAACCAACAGATGTGGACTCGGAGCTAGTCGATGTACAGGCCATTTCCCCGCAAACTCATTATACGGTTTCTCCTCTTTATGGGGCAGGAAGCTTACAAGGTGCAATGGGCGATGCGATTATACACTGTCATCTTTATCCACACTTTGGTGAGGGAATGTGGGGAATGCAACGTAATTTTGATACCTTACAGGATGGCAGTCAATGTTATCCGAATGGTTTACCCATTAAGGCACTGCAACCATTGCCTGGCCGACCATTGCCTCCAAGGCCGACGCCGGAGAAACCAGGATTTCCAGGATTTATTCCCGGGATTGTTGGATCAAAAGCGCCACGTCCGCCACTTGGGATTGTGGGAGGAAGAGAAGCCACTAGGATTGAAAAGAATTCTTTCGCACCAAATGCCCAGCCGGGAGCGGTATTTGTTAATCCATGTATACCGAATGTAACACCTGAAAGGGAATTTCATGTTGTCTTGATGCAAATGCCGATTATTTATAATAATCAAGGATGGCATGATCCGGAAGGCCGATTATATGTGTTGGCAGAAGATGAAGCGGATGTACTTGCGGGAAGAAAGGCACCAGAACCACTTGTTTTAAGGGCAAATGCGGGTGAATGTATTCATTTTAAATTCACCAATAAATTACCTGAAACAATTGGTGGAAATGCCTTCCAATTAGTGAATCGAACCTATGAGGCAGGCATGCATGTTCACTTTGTTAAATTTGACGTTCTTGTAGCAGATGGAGCCAATATTGGCTGGAACTATGATTCGGGGATTCTTCCGGGTGAAACGATCCGTTACCAATGGTTTGCTGATGTTGAATTAAAAGCGACCTTTTGGCATGATCATCTATTTGCTAACGAGCATCAGCAGCATGGTGTTTTTGCAAGTATTAATGTACAAGCAAGAGGTTCAAGATTCTTAGATTCACACACAGGAAAGGAGATTAAATCAGGAACTCAGGCAACCATCATAAATCCATTAATACCAGATTTTCGTGAGCTGAATTTATTTGTACAGGATTTTGCCCTGCTATTTGATAAAGACGGCTGTCCTCTAAATCCGCCTCCGTTTCCAGGGTCCCCCGATGATCCAGGAGTAATGGGAGTTAATTACCGAAATGAACCCATTCAGTTCCGTTTAAAAGAGCCGGATTGCGATCCTGCTTATGTGTTTAGTTCTTGGATCCATGGTGACCCTGTAACGCCGATGTTACAAACCTATAATGGAGATCCTGTTCGTATTCGTCTTCTTCAAGGGGCGCATGAAGAATCGCATAGCTTTAATCTTCATCGCCAGCGCTGGCATAGAGAAAGACTGGATTTAGATTCAGAAATCGATCAGCAGCAACATCTTGTCATAGCCGATTCGTTTACCTTGGAATTTAATATCGAAGGGGAAGGCGACTTCGACATGCTCTATCATTACGGAAGTATTGATGACATTTGGTTAGGCAACTGGGGAATTTTTAGGACATTTGAAAAGAAGGTACCGCACTTGATTCCGCTGCCAGATAGGGAGCCGCCTCCAAAGCGAGAAGAACCTTTACCAAGCCCAACTGGGAAGAAACCTCCAATCGCTCAACAACCGAAACAGCCATACCCGCCTAATGTTGCAGTTCGAAAGTATGAAGTCGTTGCATTAAATACTTCGATCCAGTATAACGATGCTGGGGATCACGATCCTTATGGCATTATCTTCGCCCATAAAGATGATGTGCCCAAAATCTTGAAAGGGGATATAAACCCAGAGCCTCTTATTATTCGGGCTAATACCGGTGAATGGGTAGAAATAACCCTTCATAATCGATTGGAAGACCACTTCCATCATGAGAAAAGACATGGATATCCGTTTGTGCCCGTAAATGCTCCATTTCCTCCATCAAAGCGTATATCCCTGCATGCTCAACATGTGATATACGATGTAAGGTATTCGGATGGTGCAACGGTTGGGTTTAATCATGACCAGACCATCGCTCCAGGGCAAAGTATAACCTATCACTGGTATATCGACCGCGACTTTGGATCAGCCAATCTTTGGGATATGGCAGATGTTCGAAATCATCGCCATCATGGAGCTTTTGGCATGCTGATTGCAGAGCCTAGGGGATCGAATTATCTAGACCCAATGACGAGAGAGGAAGTATATACAGGCAGCCAAGTTGTTATTTCAAATCCTTTATTATATGAATTTAGAGAGTTTGCTCTCTTAATGCATGATGGGGTAAGACTTGTTGATAAGAAGGGAAAACTAATCATTGATCCGGAACCGCTTTTTGTTGAGCCAGAAGAAGAATTAGCGGATCCTGAAGATCAAGGTTCAAGAGGGTTCAACTATCGTACAGAGAGGTTCCATCATCGTATAGATCATCCTAACGAAGTGTATAAAGTATTCAGTTCAAGAAAAGAGAATGGAGATCCGGCTACACCTTTATTTTTAGCCTATCCTGGGGATCCAGTGACGTTTCGGTTTGTATTTCCTTCTGATAAGCCTAGGACGCATACTTTTACCATCCATGGCCATAAATTCTTCAGAAGCCGGGAGGATATGAATTCTTCTATTATATCTGCTGATGGTTTCAACACAGTAGGTTCGAACGATAATTTTGAATTACTCTACGGCGCTGGCGGTTTATTACGGGAAGCAGGAGATTATTTATATCGTTCAGGTCTAATCAGATGGGATATTGAATTAGGGATGTGGGGTATCATGCGGGTTCTAAAGGATAAAACCGAACTATTGAAGCCGCTTCAACTAAAAACTGGTAAGGTTGATAAGGATGATTTGAAATGA
- a CDS encoding NAD(P)H-dependent oxidoreductase has product MNTLVILAHPNMAQSSLNKQVIDELNKQPEQFTIHNLYETYPDEQINIEAEQRLIEEHDSIILQFPIYWYSCPSLLKKWIDETFAFNWAYGPEGHALENKPFALLVTTGADATQYEAPGETIEDILLPFKMTFHYTNADYKGFYTIYGPTTTKEAVESAARFAGRI; this is encoded by the coding sequence ATGAATACATTAGTCATCCTAGCACACCCAAACATGGCACAATCCAGCCTAAACAAACAAGTTATTGATGAATTAAACAAACAGCCGGAACAATTCACCATCCACAATCTCTATGAAACCTATCCCGACGAACAAATCAATATCGAAGCCGAACAAAGGTTAATCGAAGAACACGATTCAATCATTCTCCAATTCCCTATCTATTGGTACAGCTGCCCATCCCTCTTAAAGAAATGGATTGACGAAACCTTCGCCTTCAACTGGGCATACGGACCGGAAGGCCATGCCTTAGAAAATAAGCCCTTCGCCCTCCTCGTCACAACAGGAGCTGACGCGACCCAATACGAAGCACCAGGCGAAACAATCGAAGACATTCTACTGCCCTTTAAAATGACCTTCCACTATACGAACGCTGACTACAAAGGCTTCTACACCATTTATGGCCCAACCACCACAAAGGAAGCGGTCGAATCAGCCGCTCGGTTTGCGGGTAGGATTTGA
- a CDS encoding sulfite exporter TauE/SafE family protein yields MEFLLLVLVGLAAGFLGALVGLGGGIIIVPMLLFLSGGLLGVISPQMAVGTSLFTLVFTGLSSALAYLKQRTVDYRSAFLFLIGIAPGSLVGGWANKFMDVEAFNILFGILMVFLSFLLMIRGNLKPKKRKSKGIERTYIDQEGKEHTYGYSVAFAIFISFIVGFLSSLFGIGGGSLMVPVMLLIFHFPPHLAVGTSMLLICLSAIIGSVTHIAAGHVVWIYALALIPGGWFGAKFGAYVNTRMKSATLVMALRIMLIVVGVKLIWDGAQALL; encoded by the coding sequence ATGGAATTTTTGTTGCTTGTACTTGTTGGGCTGGCAGCCGGATTTTTGGGAGCTTTGGTTGGCTTAGGCGGGGGAATTATCATTGTGCCAATGCTGCTGTTTCTGTCTGGAGGGCTGCTCGGGGTAATTTCTCCGCAAATGGCTGTCGGGACGTCTTTATTCACATTAGTGTTTACTGGGCTTTCTTCTGCTCTTGCTTATTTGAAGCAGCGGACAGTTGATTATCGGAGCGCTTTTTTATTTTTAATCGGGATTGCTCCAGGAAGCTTGGTTGGAGGCTGGGCCAATAAGTTCATGGATGTGGAGGCATTTAATATCCTGTTTGGGATTTTGATGGTATTTCTCTCCTTTTTATTGATGATCAGAGGGAACTTGAAGCCGAAGAAGAGGAAGTCGAAAGGGATAGAACGGACTTATATCGATCAGGAGGGGAAAGAGCATACATACGGTTATAGCGTTGCGTTTGCCATTTTTATTTCCTTTATTGTCGGATTCCTTTCTTCCTTATTCGGTATTGGCGGAGGTTCCTTGATGGTTCCGGTTATGCTTCTGATCTTTCATTTTCCGCCGCATCTGGCCGTTGGTACATCGATGCTGCTGATTTGTCTTTCCGCCATCATTGGTTCGGTGACCCATATTGCGGCAGGACATGTCGTTTGGATTTATGCACTGGCGCTTATTCCGGGCGGTTGGTTTGGTGCTAAGTTTGGAGCGTATGTGAATACGCGGATGAAGAGCGCTACGCTTGTCATGGCGCTGCGTATTATGTTAATTGTTGTAGGTGTTAAATTGATTTGGGATGGGGCGCAAGCCTTATTATAG
- a CDS encoding sodium-dependent transporter produces the protein MDKQRAQWGTRAGFIFAAVGSAIGLGNIWRFPSVAYENGGGAFFLPYLFALLTAGIPLLIMEFTIGQKLRSSAPLSFFKIRKGAEWLGWWQVIVAFIIATYYAVILAWSLSYAYFSFKSTWGDDTEGYLFNSFLKVLPGENAGAFGSIVPNVFFPLLIVWVIALVILFAGVKKGIERANRIFIPLLVLMFGIIVVRAVTLDNATAGLQAFFEPNWSQLTNGKVWVAAYSQIFFSLSIAFGIMITYASYLPKKTDITNNAFITGFANSSFELLAGIGVFATLGFMAGQVGVPVNEVVSGGIGLAFVVFPQIINEIPTWPNLFGFLFFASLFLAGMTSLISIAEVFISAVQEKFAITRNKAVAFGAGGAAVISVLYATQGGLYIFDTVDHFINQYGVALAGLVEIVFIAWIARELSNLQNHANSMSDIRLGTWWKVCLGLITPIVLGFMMIQTFTADIQNNYEGYPTSLIMTAGWGVSVAAILIGILFTRYKWKGIDTNTTYEKSSKGVAK, from the coding sequence ATGGATAAACAGAGAGCGCAATGGGGAACTAGGGCAGGTTTTATCTTTGCGGCTGTAGGGTCTGCTATTGGTCTTGGGAATATTTGGCGTTTTCCGTCTGTTGCTTATGAAAATGGAGGAGGAGCCTTCTTTCTTCCATACTTGTTTGCGTTATTGACGGCGGGTATTCCGCTGCTAATCATGGAGTTTACAATTGGGCAGAAACTGAGAAGTTCAGCGCCGCTCAGCTTCTTTAAGATTCGTAAAGGCGCAGAATGGCTGGGTTGGTGGCAAGTTATTGTTGCTTTTATTATTGCGACCTATTATGCGGTTATCCTCGCATGGTCACTATCTTATGCGTATTTCTCCTTTAAGAGCACATGGGGGGATGATACGGAAGGCTATTTATTCAATTCATTCCTAAAGGTTCTGCCTGGAGAGAATGCTGGAGCGTTTGGATCAATTGTTCCAAATGTATTCTTCCCGCTTCTGATCGTCTGGGTAATTGCCCTAGTAATTTTGTTTGCTGGCGTTAAGAAGGGGATTGAACGGGCAAATCGTATCTTTATCCCTTTATTGGTTCTCATGTTCGGGATTATCGTTGTTCGTGCTGTCACACTTGATAATGCAACTGCCGGTTTACAGGCTTTCTTTGAACCCAATTGGTCCCAGCTGACAAACGGGAAGGTATGGGTCGCTGCCTATTCACAAATCTTCTTTTCCTTATCGATTGCCTTTGGAATCATGATCACGTATGCGAGTTATTTGCCAAAGAAAACAGATATTACGAATAATGCCTTCATCACCGGCTTTGCGAATTCCAGCTTTGAGCTCCTGGCTGGAATTGGGGTATTTGCGACTCTAGGCTTTATGGCCGGGCAGGTTGGCGTCCCGGTTAATGAGGTTGTAAGCGGCGGTATTGGTCTGGCCTTTGTTGTCTTCCCGCAAATTATTAATGAGATCCCGACATGGCCGAATCTTTTTGGCTTCTTATTCTTTGCGAGCCTATTCTTGGCAGGGATGACATCCTTGATATCGATTGCAGAAGTATTTATCTCAGCCGTTCAGGAGAAGTTTGCCATTACGCGTAATAAGGCGGTTGCCTTCGGTGCTGGAGGGGCAGCAGTTATTTCGGTTCTATACGCGACTCAGGGCGGACTGTATATCTTTGATACAGTTGACCACTTTATTAACCAATATGGTGTGGCACTTGCCGGTCTCGTTGAGATTGTATTCATTGCCTGGATTGCGAGAGAATTGTCCAATCTTCAGAATCACGCGAACAGCATGTCAGACATTCGCCTTGGAACATGGTGGAAGGTATGTCTTGGCTTGATTACCCCAATTGTCCTTGGATTTATGATGATTCAAACATTCACAGCGGATATTCAGAATAATTATGAAGGGTATCCGACAAGTCTGATTATGACAGCTGGCTGGGGTGTATCTGTTGCTGCTATCTTGATTGGTATTCTCTTCACAAGGTACAAATGGAAGGGAATAGATACAAATACAACGTATGAGAAATCATCTAAGGGGGTGGCGAAATGA
- the yunB gene encoding sporulation protein YunB has product MFKKRAFKRQSLLPSGPLPTKYVLLISLGFFIVSTILAIWIVNKAIEPTLMKYAESETKKMASVVINKAIEESIAENKDLNDVITEIPKEGEEISVEGIRFNTEIINRFRADTTMRIQEALREIEAGDLSSVDYLSTSKDGKNGEGIIHEVPLGKVTNNALLGNMGPDIPVEIHAVSDVQSDVKTTLEPYGINNALIKVVLFVEVNAQVVVPFASKPTKITTDVPIAMRTTSGQVPSYYNGSGNGAGPAIQLPTK; this is encoded by the coding sequence TTGTTCAAAAAAAGGGCATTTAAACGACAGAGCTTATTGCCGAGCGGCCCCTTACCAACGAAATATGTCCTGCTTATTTCTCTCGGCTTTTTTATCGTATCGACCATTTTGGCGATTTGGATTGTGAATAAGGCGATTGAGCCTACATTGATGAAATATGCGGAATCGGAAACGAAGAAGATGGCCAGTGTTGTCATTAATAAGGCAATTGAGGAATCTATAGCGGAAAATAAAGATTTGAATGATGTGATTACTGAAATTCCAAAGGAAGGCGAGGAAATTTCAGTGGAAGGGATTCGTTTTAATACGGAAATTATCAATCGTTTCCGTGCGGATACGACGATGCGGATCCAAGAGGCGTTAAGAGAGATTGAGGCTGGTGATTTATCCTCTGTCGATTATTTGAGTACGAGTAAGGATGGAAAGAACGGAGAAGGGATAATCCATGAGGTGCCTCTTGGTAAAGTAACGAATAATGCCTTGCTTGGTAATATGGGACCGGATATTCCTGTGGAGATTCATGCGGTCAGTGATGTGCAAAGTGATGTGAAGACAACACTTGAGCCATATGGTATTAATAACGCACTCATTAAGGTCGTTCTTTTCGTAGAGGTCAATGCGCAGGTTGTCGTTCCTTTTGCTTCTAAGCCGACTAAGATTACGACAGATGTACCGATTGCCATGAGAACGACATCAGGTCAAGTTCCGTCCTATTATAATGGAAGCGGAAATGGTGCAGGACCGGCGATACAGCTTCCGACAAAATAG